In Streptosporangiales bacterium, a single window of DNA contains:
- a CDS encoding ABC transporter permease subunit, with translation MTATLQRTGETRAPSTHGRQRLGRRLWGDRWLYFFLLPTAVLYGLYTLWPILASYWYSLLDWNGFDADKKFVGIANYREVFADPLFWNTLKITGLFMVITVPLRVGASLLIAVVLNHPRLPFVRLFRTAFFLPVVTTTAIVGVVMQFIFDPASGPVNLALMKADIASQGIDFLGSSSTALWTVMGVHTWKWLGVTMIYWLAALQTIPRELHEAARVDGANGWQVFRHVSLPMLTPFLVIITLLTVEQNLQIFDLMLTMTNGGPMYATEVIEIYIYRWAFTASVPRLGFASAAAVVFGLVMLVVAVVQYLGIRAARSSVGEQR, from the coding sequence ATGACCGCGACGCTGCAACGCACCGGCGAGACCCGGGCACCGTCGACACACGGCCGGCAACGGCTCGGCCGGCGGCTATGGGGTGACCGGTGGCTGTACTTCTTCCTGCTGCCCACGGCGGTGCTGTACGGCCTCTACACGCTGTGGCCGATCCTCGCGAGCTACTGGTACTCACTGCTGGACTGGAACGGGTTCGACGCGGACAAGAAGTTCGTCGGGATCGCGAACTACCGCGAGGTCTTCGCCGACCCACTGTTCTGGAACACGCTGAAGATCACCGGGTTGTTCATGGTGATCACCGTTCCGCTGCGGGTCGGGGCGTCGCTACTCATCGCCGTCGTGCTGAACCACCCGCGGCTGCCGTTCGTACGGCTGTTCCGCACCGCGTTCTTCCTCCCCGTCGTCACCACTACGGCCATCGTGGGCGTGGTGATGCAGTTCATCTTCGACCCGGCGAGCGGGCCGGTGAACCTGGCTCTCATGAAGGCGGACATCGCCAGCCAGGGCATCGACTTCCTCGGCTCATCGAGCACCGCGCTGTGGACGGTGATGGGTGTCCACACGTGGAAGTGGCTCGGCGTGACGATGATCTACTGGCTGGCCGCACTACAGACCATCCCGCGTGAGCTGCACGAGGCAGCACGCGTCGACGGCGCCAACGGCTGGCAGGTCTTCCGGCATGTGAGCCTGCCGATGCTGACACCGTTCCTCGTCATCATCACGTTGCTGACGGTGGAGCAGAACCTGCAGATCTTCGACCTGATGCTCACCATGACGAATGGCGGGCCGATGTACGCCACCGAGGTCATCGAGATCTACATCTACCGGTGGGCGTTCACGGCGAGCGTTCCGCGGTTGGGCTTCGCGTCGGCCGCCGCCGTCGTCTTCGGGCTCGTCATGCTCGTCGTCGCGGTCGTGCAGTACCTCGGCATCCGCGCGGCACGCAGCTCGGTGGGTGAGCAGAGATGA
- a CDS encoding sulfatase-like hydrolase/transferase: MTNILLICTDQQRFDALGCYGNPHIATPNIDRLAAGGVLFENCYVQSPVCAPSRASLMTGKYVHSHGLWANGVDIEPHHELFTRKLADAGYDCGLVGKFHLGACQRGRMEPRLDDGFRVYRWAHDPYPGSSENQYHRWLKSRRPDLYAEASDPDSSVTFDAMPTEAHYSRWIADETIDFLRSARDTSKPFCFVTNFFDPHHDFEAPKEYVDRYLHAPLPPVNTEDGELTGKPAILRAASEKSYGGHAKGYTEYTAEELRYARAAYYGMVTLIDDEVGRILGALEKEGLADDTLVVFTSDHGEMLGDHQLMLKGPMMYECAVRVPLVLSWPGKLPRGERRAELVQWVDLPSTLLDAAGVAPLTGDQGRSLLPLARGDDMTWRDWALCEYRNSGHAYDPPVHVTMLRHDRWKLVVHHGEPATARERTGELYDLVADPAELVNRWDDDTCREVRTVLHEQLLDVLVGTEDRHRGRLSDW; this comes from the coding sequence ATGACGAACATCCTGCTCATCTGCACCGACCAGCAACGCTTCGACGCGCTCGGCTGCTACGGCAACCCGCACATCGCCACGCCCAACATCGACCGGCTCGCGGCCGGCGGTGTGCTCTTCGAGAACTGCTACGTCCAGAGCCCGGTCTGCGCGCCGTCGCGGGCGAGCCTGATGACCGGCAAGTACGTCCATTCGCACGGCCTCTGGGCGAACGGTGTGGACATCGAACCACACCACGAGCTGTTCACCAGGAAGCTCGCCGACGCCGGCTACGACTGCGGGCTGGTCGGCAAGTTCCACCTCGGTGCCTGCCAGCGCGGCCGGATGGAGCCGCGGCTGGACGACGGGTTCCGGGTCTACCGGTGGGCACACGACCCGTACCCGGGCTCGTCGGAGAACCAGTACCACCGCTGGCTCAAGTCACGGCGACCCGACCTCTACGCGGAAGCAAGCGACCCCGACTCGTCCGTCACGTTCGACGCGATGCCCACGGAAGCCCACTACAGCAGGTGGATCGCCGACGAGACCATCGACTTCCTGCGGTCAGCGCGCGACACGAGCAAGCCGTTCTGCTTCGTGACCAACTTCTTCGACCCGCACCACGACTTCGAGGCACCCAAGGAGTACGTCGACAGGTACCTGCACGCCCCGCTGCCACCGGTGAACACCGAAGACGGTGAGCTCACCGGCAAGCCGGCGATCCTGCGTGCAGCCTCGGAGAAGTCGTACGGCGGTCACGCCAAGGGCTATACCGAGTACACCGCCGAGGAGCTGAGGTACGCACGAGCGGCCTACTACGGCATGGTCACGCTGATCGACGACGAGGTCGGGCGGATCCTCGGCGCGCTGGAGAAGGAAGGGCTCGCCGACGACACGCTCGTGGTGTTCACCAGTGACCACGGCGAGATGCTCGGCGACCACCAGCTGATGCTCAAGGGACCGATGATGTACGAGTGCGCGGTGCGCGTACCGCTCGTCCTCAGCTGGCCGGGCAAGCTTCCTCGTGGCGAGCGCCGCGCCGAGCTGGTGCAGTGGGTCGACCTGCCGTCGACGCTGCTGGACGCCGCCGGCGTCGCGCCGCTGACCGGCGATCAGGGGCGGAGCCTGCTCCCGTTGGCCCGCGGCGACGACATGACATGGCGCGACTGGGCGCTGTGCGAGTACCGGAACAGCGGTCACGCCTACGACCCGCCGGTGCACGTCACCATGCTGCGTCACGACCGGTGGAAGCTCGTCGTGCACCACGGTGAACCTGCCACCGCACGGGAGCGCACCGGCGAGCTCTACGACCTGGTCGCCGACCCGGCCGAGCTCGTCAACAGGTGGGACGACGACACCTGCAGGGAAGTGCGCACGGTGTTGCACGAGCAGCTGCTGGACGTCCTCGTCGGCACCGAGGACCGCCACCGCGGCCGATTGTCCGACTGGTGA
- a CDS encoding LacI family DNA-binding transcriptional regulator, translated as MRPRMSDVAKLAGVSAKTVSNVVNGYEHVSPEMRAKVLAAITELNYVPNVSARSLRTGRTKVIALALPDLAVPYFGELARHITRAAEEHDFTILIDQTDGLVDRERQIASGLRDNVIDGLIFSPLALGAEEIAAASSETPMVLLGEREHPATTDHVAFDNIAAARLATGHLVRLGRTRIAAIGSQVERRVGTGALRLEGHQSALKDAGLPVDDQLVVPTRRLHRMEGVRAMDELLDLPEPPDAVVCFNDLVALGALYTLRRRGLRVPDDVAVVGFDDIEESTYSNPTLTTISPDKERIATTAIDLLVRRLAGKRGTDSREVLVDFQLVQRESTQLR; from the coding sequence ATGCGGCCGCGGATGAGCGACGTCGCCAAGCTGGCCGGCGTGTCGGCCAAGACGGTGTCGAACGTCGTCAACGGGTACGAGCACGTCTCACCGGAGATGCGCGCCAAGGTGCTCGCCGCGATCACCGAGCTCAACTACGTGCCCAACGTGTCGGCCAGGTCGCTGCGTACCGGCCGTACGAAGGTCATTGCCCTGGCGTTGCCCGACCTCGCCGTGCCGTACTTCGGCGAGCTTGCCAGGCACATCACGAGGGCGGCGGAGGAGCACGACTTCACCATCCTCATCGACCAGACGGACGGGTTGGTCGACCGGGAGCGGCAGATCGCCAGCGGTCTGCGGGACAACGTGATCGACGGGCTGATCTTCAGCCCGTTGGCCCTGGGCGCGGAGGAGATAGCGGCGGCATCGAGCGAGACGCCCATGGTGCTGCTCGGTGAGCGGGAACACCCCGCGACCACCGACCACGTCGCGTTCGACAACATCGCTGCGGCCAGGCTCGCCACCGGCCATCTCGTGCGGCTGGGCCGCACCCGCATCGCCGCCATCGGCAGCCAGGTGGAGCGGCGCGTCGGCACGGGCGCGCTGCGCCTCGAGGGTCACCAGTCCGCGCTGAAGGACGCGGGCCTGCCGGTCGACGACCAGCTGGTGGTACCTACTCGCCGACTGCACAGGATGGAGGGCGTGCGGGCGATGGACGAGCTGCTCGACCTGCCGGAGCCGCCTGATGCCGTCGTCTGCTTCAACGACCTGGTGGCTCTCGGCGCCCTCTACACGCTGCGCCGCCGTGGCTTGCGCGTCCCCGACGACGTTGCAGTCGTCGGCTTCGACGACATCGAGGAAAGCACGTACTCCAACCCGACGCTCACCACGATCTCACCGGATAAGGAGCGCATAGCCACCACGGCGATCGACCTGCTCGTCCGGCGGCTCGCAGGAAAGCGGGGGACGGACTCCCGCGAGGTACTCGTCGACTTCCAGCTCGTGCAACGGGAGAGCACGCAGCTGCGGTAG
- a CDS encoding carbon monoxide dehydrogenase, with protein MKMTGSASLRAEPARVFAALQDPEVLAEAVPGCEQLEPTGDGRYRLAVTGTLASVTGTYDGEVRLDVQPPELLSVQGRLSGAPGAVDGTVLMVLAAAEDGGTELSYDVDVTVAGMLAGVGQRLLLSAVRRVLAEFYAGIDQAVSGAAERTSAAAVTPQASGTVYPTAARERGRPDAGALLLAAAAGAVIALVGVGIGRRLRRLAAR; from the coding sequence ATGAAGATGACGGGGAGCGCGTCGCTGCGTGCGGAGCCGGCACGTGTGTTCGCTGCGCTGCAGGACCCCGAGGTACTGGCCGAGGCCGTACCCGGCTGCGAACAGCTCGAGCCGACCGGCGACGGCAGGTACCGGCTCGCCGTGACCGGCACGCTGGCGTCGGTCACCGGCACGTACGACGGCGAGGTGCGGCTGGACGTGCAGCCGCCTGAGCTGCTGTCGGTGCAGGGCCGGCTCAGCGGTGCTCCTGGTGCCGTCGATGGAACCGTACTGATGGTCCTCGCGGCAGCCGAGGACGGTGGCACCGAGCTCAGCTACGACGTGGACGTGACCGTCGCAGGGATGCTGGCGGGCGTCGGGCAGCGGCTGCTGCTGAGCGCGGTGCGTCGGGTGCTTGCGGAGTTCTACGCGGGGATCGACCAGGCCGTGTCCGGCGCCGCCGAGCGTACGAGCGCGGCCGCTGTAACACCGCAGGCGTCCGGCACGGTATACCCGACGGCAGCTCGCGAACGTGGCCGACCGGATGCCGGCGCACTGCTGCTCGCAGCGGCCGCAGGCGCGGTGATCGCGCTCGTGGGTGTCGGCATCGGGCGGCGATTGCGTAGGCTGGCAGCGCGCTGA
- a CDS encoding ABC transporter permease subunit → MSKLRLRLPLWIATAGLTVVCLFWVYPFAWVLAASLKDPLEVFSSGLSLIPKTLQWENYQRAWTDANFGTYLFNTIVVTLATVVIVVIRCAMTGYVIARYSFLGKKLVVVVLVGTLFVPAGFTIIPVVELTNRLGMLNSLGGMIIALSGGGHVAAVLLYAGYFRNIPRELEEAAIIDGAGFITVFVRVMLPLAGPVTATVTVLTFLASWNAFLVPLVFTFSRPELRTLSVGMQAFVGESSVDWPGMAAAATISLVPIVLLFLFLQRYFFDGIAGAIKS, encoded by the coding sequence ATGAGCAAGCTCCGCTTACGACTACCGCTGTGGATCGCGACCGCCGGCCTCACCGTCGTCTGCCTGTTCTGGGTGTATCCGTTCGCGTGGGTGCTCGCCGCCTCGTTGAAGGATCCACTCGAGGTGTTCAGCTCCGGCCTCAGCCTGATCCCGAAGACACTGCAGTGGGAGAACTACCAACGGGCCTGGACGGACGCCAACTTCGGCACGTACCTGTTCAACACAATCGTCGTGACGCTCGCGACGGTCGTCATCGTCGTGATCCGGTGCGCCATGACCGGTTACGTGATCGCCAGGTACAGCTTCCTCGGCAAGAAGCTGGTCGTCGTCGTGCTCGTCGGCACCCTGTTCGTGCCCGCCGGGTTCACCATCATCCCGGTCGTCGAGCTGACCAACAGGCTCGGAATGCTGAACTCGTTGGGCGGCATGATCATCGCGCTCAGCGGCGGCGGACACGTCGCGGCTGTGCTGCTGTACGCCGGCTACTTCCGCAACATCCCACGCGAGCTCGAGGAAGCCGCCATCATTGACGGCGCCGGGTTCATCACGGTCTTCGTCCGGGTGATGTTGCCGCTCGCCGGGCCGGTCACGGCAACGGTCACCGTACTCACGTTCCTCGCGAGCTGGAACGCCTTCCTCGTGCCACTGGTGTTCACGTTCAGCCGGCCGGAGCTACGTACCCTGAGCGTCGGCATGCAGGCGTTCGTCGGCGAGAGCTCCGTGGACTGGCCGGGGATGGCCGCCGCCGCAACCATCTCGCTGGTACCCATCGTCCTGCTCTTCCTCTTCCTGCAGCGCTACTTCTTCGACGGGATTGCCGGAGCCATCAAGTCATGA
- a CDS encoding extracellular solute-binding protein codes for MSTVDRRGFLQLTGLVTGGVLLGGCNTAPSQEAREQAGTLRWWDQFQPISSFEKKLFAAFAKEDGGMPVEYEVQNPENQGKALQLAWQSKQLPDVFTLVGVELPPARLEKQGWFSPIELDGEHEKLLPDSSRVEGKNVFDGKLYAMPIFSFRSHDTLNWFNKDLYAKADLDPDDPPTTYDDIRAGARAIQKAGGDGISGWIAPLKMVLRLEMQILQMAAAAGAPISGGVPPDGGIDLRTGEYAYHTQPFVDAIEFWIAMKRDKVLFPASTSLDARTARARWATGIAGTFFDGSYNIGVLNAEFKQFAGKVGVGSIPVPDDRQQVALCGVPANAALSFWISGKSKHVDAASALIAKFIEDDGQRGLAEAMDQPPLNSKVLADADVHPTYERSVELFNEQVFNGPSLSVRNPKTIEVASAMNPVQPTLGEIVQGAVTGELADWQGALKKLSDKLTAERDKTIKSVGSGVGVDDWRFADWKRGSDYVTKPGS; via the coding sequence ACCGGGGGCGTGCTGCTCGGCGGCTGTAACACGGCGCCCAGCCAGGAGGCGCGCGAACAGGCCGGCACCCTCCGCTGGTGGGACCAGTTCCAACCGATCTCCTCGTTCGAGAAGAAGCTGTTCGCCGCATTCGCCAAGGAAGACGGCGGCATGCCGGTGGAGTACGAGGTGCAGAACCCGGAGAACCAGGGCAAGGCACTGCAGCTCGCCTGGCAGAGCAAGCAGTTGCCCGACGTGTTCACGCTCGTCGGGGTGGAGCTGCCACCAGCCAGGCTCGAGAAGCAGGGCTGGTTCTCCCCGATCGAGCTCGACGGGGAACACGAGAAGTTGCTACCCGACAGCTCGCGGGTGGAGGGGAAGAACGTCTTCGACGGCAAGCTCTACGCGATGCCGATCTTCAGCTTCCGCTCGCACGACACCTTGAACTGGTTCAACAAGGACCTCTACGCGAAGGCCGACCTCGACCCCGATGACCCGCCGACCACGTACGACGACATCCGGGCGGGTGCCAGGGCGATACAGAAGGCTGGCGGGGACGGCATCTCCGGATGGATCGCACCGCTGAAGATGGTGCTACGCCTGGAGATGCAGATCCTACAGATGGCCGCCGCAGCGGGCGCACCCATCAGCGGCGGCGTCCCGCCGGACGGCGGCATCGACCTGCGCACCGGCGAGTACGCGTACCACACGCAACCGTTCGTGGACGCCATCGAGTTCTGGATCGCCATGAAACGCGACAAGGTGCTGTTCCCCGCGTCCACCTCACTGGATGCACGCACGGCCCGTGCGCGCTGGGCGACCGGCATCGCCGGCACGTTCTTTGACGGCTCGTACAACATCGGCGTGCTCAACGCGGAGTTCAAGCAGTTCGCCGGCAAGGTCGGGGTCGGCTCGATCCCGGTGCCCGACGACAGGCAGCAGGTCGCGCTCTGCGGGGTGCCCGCGAACGCGGCGCTCTCCTTCTGGATCTCCGGCAAGAGCAAGCACGTGGACGCCGCCAGCGCGTTGATCGCCAAGTTCATCGAGGACGACGGCCAGCGCGGGCTGGCGGAGGCGATGGACCAACCGCCACTCAACTCGAAGGTGTTGGCGGACGCCGACGTGCACCCGACGTACGAACGGTCGGTCGAGCTGTTCAACGAGCAGGTCTTCAACGGCCCCAGCCTCTCGGTGCGCAACCCCAAGACCATCGAGGTCGCCAGCGCGATGAACCCGGTCCAGCCGACGCTCGGCGAGATCGTCCAGGGAGCGGTCACCGGTGAGCTCGCCGACTGGCAAGGCGCCTTGAAGAAGCTCTCCGACAAGCTCACCGCAGAACGCGACAAGACGATCAAGTCCGTCGGCAGCGGCGTCGGCGTGGACGACTGGAGGTTCGCCGACTGGAAGCGCGGTAGCGATTACGTCACCAAGCCAGGATCGTGA
- a CDS encoding glycoside hydrolase family 2, which yields MEREPEVTETNTHPRPQLVRTDWLDICGEWQFAFDRNDVGLTERWFAEAEPFDRTITVPYPPESKLSGVHEPDTPAVVWYRRSFTTPRPAADHRTLLHFGAVDYRARVWVNGQYVGSHEGGHTPFRFDVTQALVDTGDQTVVVCVEDRPDDVTQPRGKQTWAAEPHGIWYRRTTGIWQPVWLEDVPAIHVDELHWTPDPANARVGVEVRLSEHPSRPLRLRIRLRLGEGLLAEHTELVTGAYHRGDVAIAAARNAEDLAKLLWSPDHPTLLDASVTLLDADDVIDDVASYVGLRTVGIGDGRFLLNGQQAYPRLVLEQGYWPQSHLAAPSADALRREVELVKQLGFNGMRIHQKIEDPRFLYWCDRIGLLVWEEMPSAFEFEPATVDRLVREWLDVVRRDRSHPCVVTWVPFNESWGVRHLAEVPAQRHYATALYQLTKAIDPTRPVISNDGWEHTESDIWSVHDYAVRGDALRERYGSEAALTRTLRERRPTRRRVLLGEPEYRGQPVILSEFGGLSYAPEPGEHWFGYGTVSSVEEYESQLADLVDAVLDSAEIAGFCYTQLTDTEQERNGLLTEDREPKLPIERLRAIIGRPAAAVPAEEIDASRTAARRISDSDTGAGGDS from the coding sequence ATGGAGAGGGAGCCCGAGGTGACCGAGACGAATACCCATCCGCGACCACAGCTGGTCCGTACGGACTGGCTGGACATCTGCGGTGAGTGGCAGTTCGCTTTCGACAGGAACGACGTCGGGCTCACCGAGCGCTGGTTCGCCGAGGCCGAACCGTTCGACCGGACCATCACCGTGCCCTACCCACCGGAGTCGAAGCTGTCCGGTGTGCACGAGCCGGACACGCCCGCCGTCGTCTGGTACCGCCGCAGCTTCACCACGCCACGACCGGCCGCGGACCACCGGACGCTGCTGCACTTCGGCGCCGTCGACTACCGCGCACGGGTCTGGGTCAACGGCCAGTACGTCGGCAGCCACGAAGGTGGGCACACACCGTTCAGGTTCGACGTGACCCAGGCCCTCGTCGACACCGGCGACCAGACGGTCGTGGTCTGCGTGGAGGACCGGCCGGACGACGTCACCCAGCCGCGTGGCAAGCAGACCTGGGCGGCCGAGCCGCACGGCATCTGGTACCGCAGGACGACCGGCATCTGGCAGCCGGTCTGGCTGGAGGACGTGCCGGCGATCCATGTCGACGAGCTGCACTGGACGCCGGACCCCGCCAACGCAAGGGTCGGGGTGGAGGTGCGGTTGTCCGAGCACCCGAGTCGGCCGCTGCGGCTGCGCATCCGGCTGCGGCTGGGCGAAGGGCTGCTCGCCGAGCACACCGAGCTGGTGACCGGCGCATACCACCGCGGCGACGTGGCGATCGCCGCCGCGCGCAACGCCGAGGACCTGGCGAAGTTGCTGTGGTCCCCCGACCACCCGACGCTGCTCGACGCGTCCGTCACGCTCCTGGACGCCGACGACGTGATCGACGACGTCGCGTCGTACGTCGGTCTGCGCACGGTGGGCATCGGAGACGGACGCTTCCTCCTCAACGGCCAGCAGGCGTACCCGCGGCTGGTGCTCGAGCAGGGTTACTGGCCACAGTCGCACCTCGCGGCACCGAGCGCGGACGCGCTGCGCAGGGAGGTGGAGCTGGTGAAGCAGCTCGGCTTCAACGGCATGCGCATCCACCAGAAGATCGAGGATCCCCGCTTCCTCTACTGGTGCGACCGCATCGGGCTGCTGGTGTGGGAGGAGATGCCGAGCGCCTTCGAGTTCGAGCCGGCGACCGTGGACCGGCTCGTGCGCGAGTGGCTCGACGTCGTACGTCGCGACCGCAGTCACCCGTGCGTCGTCACCTGGGTGCCGTTCAACGAGAGCTGGGGAGTGCGCCATCTCGCTGAGGTACCGGCCCAACGGCACTACGCGACGGCGCTCTACCAGCTCACCAAGGCCATCGACCCCACCCGGCCGGTCATCTCGAACGACGGTTGGGAGCACACGGAGAGCGACATCTGGTCGGTCCACGACTACGCCGTACGTGGAGACGCGCTGCGGGAACGGTACGGCAGCGAGGCGGCCCTCACCAGGACGCTGCGGGAACGTCGCCCCACCCGGCGCAGGGTGCTGCTCGGCGAGCCGGAGTACCGCGGCCAGCCGGTCATCCTCTCCGAGTTCGGTGGGCTCAGCTACGCACCAGAGCCCGGCGAGCACTGGTTCGGCTACGGGACCGTCAGCTCCGTCGAGGAGTACGAGAGCCAGCTCGCGGACCTCGTCGACGCCGTGCTCGACAGCGCCGAGATAGCCGGCTTCTGCTACACGCAGCTGACCGACACCGAGCAGGAACGCAACGGGCTGCTCACCGAGGACCGCGAACCGAAGCTGCCCATCGAGCGCCTTCGCGCCATCATCGGCCGTCCCGCTGCCGCTGTGCCAGCGGAGGAGATCGACGCGAGCAGGACCGCCGCTCGGCGGATCAGTGACTCGGACACCGGTGCCGGAGGAGACTCATGA